DNA sequence from the Thunnus albacares chromosome 22, fThuAlb1.1, whole genome shotgun sequence genome:
cctggacagagagaaagaaagtaaagaagCAGAGTGAGAGATTCAGAACAATAAACAGAAGTCTGGTCATTGAATCCACCACCATCAGCATGTAGGGTGAAAGTTTGAACATGTGCTGTATCTTCTGTCCACACTGGAATTAATTCAATTGCtgtcaaaagtaaaacaatcacaaatttTTCATCTAATTCGTGCAGCGAGGACTCTTCAGCGAGGTTACTGTTGGCTTTCTGTAGTATCTTTATATCTTATATGTGACAAAAAAGAGAAGCACAGTTCTGTAATCGAGGTAAAGGATGAAGAAAAATGGAGCTGAAATAttaatcgattgacagaaaaatgatcGACAATCattttgataactgataatTAGTTGCAGTCACCAaattctggttccagcttctcatataGTCTAGTAGGAAGGGGGGGTCACCATGCAAACCACTGATATATCTTTCTAACTTAGCTTTTTGTAATCCTCAAGGTGTCTAGtaaacatattttcatgttCCCAAAATATTGTCCCATGGGTCCGTTTGGCGGCCATCTTGGATTTCTGGTGGAAATTGAAAATTGACATAACTTTTGAACAAGACATCATACAGAGACAAATGACCCCATTTTCTATATAATTTTGGCATGAGGAATTGATTGAGATGGTTATTGTAGTGATTTTATCAAGTTTGGTATATTAAAACTcgaaaaataagaaagaagtCTGTATAATTTACACTCAAAATCTTGCAAAATGACTGTCTACATATGGGTGTACATGTgataaatatatacagtgttaTTACACATCTTGACATAAAGAATAATCActaaataatgtaatttaataaaatttatGAAGCATTTTATGGGTCCAAATACCACTTTTGTTCATGTTCCACAACTGTGGTCTTTCAATTACAATATGACATTATTTCAAATGagatattttcatataaataacaCTTTAAACCATATTAAAATTCATtctttttgtttaatgattatttatatgattttttcaCCCTCACTTCTGATAATCTaatatgtgaggatttgctgcttttcttttgtcatatatcattttaaactgaacgtctttgggttttggactgttggtcggacaaaacaaaacatctgaactCTGAGCCTTGATTAACTGTAAAGACaactttttgacatttcatagtCTAAAACAACCCATGGtgacacaggtgtcaccaaCCCTTTCAATGTTCTGGAAAAATTCCTTATACAGTTtttatccttgattttaactcatgaagtcccctaagtgacatctactgaacatcctggtgcagtcatgtgacaatgtgtgaatctgtgtacccatgacatcacttccatgATGGCGGCAGTGTGCCtggtcagcaaatgtgacagaactagctgattttaaaaagcttgttttttgttactaaaggtaggtttcaacccatttaacaattctgatgctttaataagacgtCCTGTATCATatttaacctgttctgaccacatttcttgaacaaactgatataaaacaagtttgGGAAATtacatatatgttacattacagatctttgacactgaaggtagaattccttgtggtccatttggtctgttttatattccccataattttcctttaaggggaaatgggttcttatgggttaatcagaaaaatatacttcagattaaatcattaaataaagtaattgttagttgcagccctgttcTGAAACCAGGTAACACATTTCTGCTGCAATACCAAATGTAACCATGTGGAGGCGCTTCAGACAAGGAAGCAGAGCCTGGCTgatatatttagtttattacaGATACATTGAGATAGTCTGTGTGCATATTAACTTCCACACCAGGTGCTCAagctgtaaagactgataattacaccttgaggtggacgggcagtccacgcctttactCGAAGAGTTAGCCAACTTTTATGTGAACAGcgtcacggctcttgtcaatcagatataattgtctttttaaggGCTGCACCTAAACATTATGTTCTTGATggatcaattaatcatttagtcctttaaaatgttagaaaatagtcgCTGACAGTTTCCTGgagcccaaagtgacgtcttcaaacgcctgttttctgttttttttaaaaatcaaaagtccaaaacacaaaggaaaTAATTAGTTTAGAatgatataatacattttatcatatttgaGAAGATGGAACCAGCAAATcgttttaatttattaataaatgacttaaaggATTATTCGATTATTACTAAAATTGTTGATTAAAGTCGATCAACTGCTCGATTAATTGCTTCAGCCCCAATCATATCTGTCAAAATGATTAAATCCAACAGTTTGACTGAACAGAAGCTACAATAACGTAGTTTTTATAAGTTTTCAACATTATAATATACAGAAGATTTCATTTGCAGtgattgtcatcatcatcacacccTCCACCATTAAACCAGTAAAACCCTACTGGTGCTGAATCAAAGTGAAGCTGGTGAGTTTGCAGCAGTGAGTCCAGCAGGAGGGAGGCTCGTTTTTAAAACCCTCATCAGCATCGAGGGAGAGGAGCCTGCTGGACGCACCGTCACAAGATCACATGATCATATCAGATCCCACGCTCAGATTATAAAAGGCAAAAAGAAGAATTACAGGaaactttttttattaattaaatcaattaaataagAGTCTGTTTTCTGGAGTCAGTTACTCACTCGGGGCAGCAGTGTTGGCATGCGGCCCTATCGCAACAACAGACTAGACTGTAGAGGAGAACAAGGTGAAGAGATTAATGTTGGAATGAGGCCTCAAACCGGATCAGATCaaacctgagtgtgtgtgtcaggcctGTCAAAACTGGCAAAAAATGACGTTCAGTTACTtctaaaaaaaatttaaaaaacaccatTCGATTATCTATTTTTGCTCATTAACGAAAGACATAACTACTTGTATATTTATCTCAATGTAAACATGTCTCTTAAAACATCTACACACCTAAACTTCACAAAATAAGCAACTAAAATAATGTCTTATACcttaaaacttaatttaaacaccgtctctctctctctctgcgctGTGATTGGTGCTCTCTCAGACTGAGATCAAATCAATGATTCATTATTGATATAATGTTTGATAGCCTCATTTTTTATAAAGGTTTGGTAATATTCATACTGGTGTTTCCAAACGTGTGAACTCTccgccatcatcatcatcatcatcatcatcacacgGTTGTTGAATTATTCGCTTGTTTCAGTTTGACGGACATTTAATTCTTAATCAATGACAGTGActtctgtctatctgtctgttttttttgtttttttctttacaattcGATTATATAATTGAATTTAGAAGTGTGTGAACCAGGTATTACTCCTGTCGTGGGGACAAAAATCAAATCCCCATAATGTCGATAATAACATTTCCGGATGAAGACTTGGTTTGAAGTTAAGCGAAGGTTCGGTTGAGTCTGCAGGACGTGAACGTGAGTCTGTATCGTACCTTCTGCCGGCTGGTCATCCAGCTGCGGATGGTCGGCACGAGGACGGAGCCGAGCAGGATCTGAGCCGGGTGATAGATCAACAGAGGGACCGAGATCAGAGAGAGATGCTCGTAGCCTTCGAACACGATCTTCAACATGGGGATACCtggaaggaggaagaagaagatgtttttatactttttttataCTTAAAACTGGCAGATATTCAAATTTATTCTTTCTAACTCTACACCTCCAGATGTTTATTTAAAACCTGTAGTCTTCAGCCACATccgacgctgactcaagtgacatcacttaagGCAGTTTATATAGCTTCATATTAACCTTTCACACATAGAACAGCTGGAAACAAACTCTGATGCAGCTCCACTTTAACATATAGTTTGTTTCTGTATCTTAAATTTTACTTATAACACAAATccaatgtgtgcgtgtgtgtgtgtgtgtgtgtgtgtgtgtgtgtgtgtgtgtgtgtgtgtgtgtgcgtacccAGAGTGAGTGACTTGTGTGTAGAGCAGAACACGATGGCGACTGTGTCCGCAGGGCTGAATCCTGAGCCCGACCTgcagagacaaacaggaagttacGACTCATGTAAATCTGAATTCGAACgcccaaaaaaaatcacaaatctgCCTCACGGAGCTTTAAAATCTGTTCAGCATTTAACGTCATCCATCATCAGACACTCTGTTCCATCTACTGTCTGAgtgctgtgacctctgacctcttatTGTGCCTACAGATAAACTTGAGATCTGTTTAAATGCTGCCATCTTTATACTTCTtaaaaggacgagttcacaatgtctcaaatctgtcttaaaacaacagtcagaagccaaaatgtatttaaaagtttatctgaagctaatatgaagcttcagcgtccaaatgagtcaaatcaagtagatatctttcaacgttacagtctttttagtgccaaagttcctctttttgttactattcttccacctgcagctcaacagggaaacactgtccgaggaaacacaaagagggaatttgatgctaaaaagactgtaaatgtgtcagatatccacttgatatgactaactcagactgatgaagctgaatagaagcttcacacagacttttaaatgagtgtgtggacacactgtggattttattctccatcacttccattaaaaacacatttgaaggatcttttaatatccagtatgaacaggaggaatgattacagcgaggaaaacctctttcactgttactatggacacctgactgttgtgaAAACcagtgaactcgtcctttaatcTAAATATCAGACACTTTTGTTCTCCACTCTTCCTTCATACTGATACTGCAAGTTTCtatctaaatatttttattccCAGTATGATGAACTTGAGGCAGTTTTTGCTTTTATcgattaaaagttattaaaaaaaaagacatttggtggataaaaatgaagaaatatgttGTAgctgagaggaaagaagatgttttgattttactgcaacatgtgattcatatttaatgtaattccAACGTTGCTTTCTAACATATTGGCCTGAATATTCTGCAGTATGTTAAACCACCGACATCCCGGGTCGAGGCCATCTGTTCTCTAGTGTTTCGACCCCATCGCACGGATcagctctctctcctcatcctgCACCCAACAGGATGCTCGCTCTGCAGCCGCCGAGATCTTCTGCACTACTGTTCTCCGCGTTCAGCCTGTCACCCCTGGAGAGATAAACTTCCGCCGTACAGACTGAGCCGGAAAACCTCGACGTCCCACCTCGACTGGGAACCAGCCGAGTTGTCGGCAGTCGGCCATCAAGGTGTCGCACTTGGCTCTCTTCCTCTCGTTGGCACGGTAACTTCTGTCATAATGATCATCCCGGTCTTGGACGACCACAGGATGATGTCGGGGCAGGAagtaacatttgaaaaagtgggAGGTGTTTTTGATTTGAGGTCTTGATGATTGTTTTGTAGACTTAACGTTGCAAAGTTTCCTCTTTTTCCAAAAGCGTTttgtttaacctgcaggagtttctgaagctCGTTTAACGTGTTTTTTCTGCCGCAGaggaagaaaattaaaaagataaaaagacaaaaagaaaagtattttttacaAATAACAGGTGCTGGAAAAGCAGGAGTGGTTTTATATTCAGGCTGATACGCTACACTTGCCTGACAGCTGAGACTTGTaagtaaaaatgtgaaactgaTGGAAAGAAagcgaagaggaggaggaagaggaggaggaggaggaggaggaggaggaggaggaggagggaataacagaggaagaagaagaggagactCACCTGGTAGAAAAGGCAAACGTGAGCAGCATGAAGCTGAGCTGGATGgagaaaactgcagagagagaaagatttcACTTTAATATTCAACTAAAATCAtaaagtttcatttatttttattactcgTCATGTTAAACTGATTTAACCGGATCAATGAATTTATTACATTAGTATCAAACCTGTAATTATGTTGTTGGAATTAAATCCAACAGTTATAACTTTCTGTTTAATATGAAGAAGAATCTTGTAATATGTGAAAATTATTTATCTTCTAATTTATCTTTAttactattctgataatcaattaatcctttgtcatatttttaataaaaaatgtccaaattctctgatttcagcttcttaaatgtgaataaactgaacatctttgggtttgtAGACAAAAGGAgaagatttatattttatatatatttgacagATTACGTTAGTTGGAGCCCTAAAGTTAaattttaaagttatatttatattttaaattatttcccTCTTGAAAGTTTTGTGACTGGGAAGTTTTTTGTCCAGAACCAGTCAGTAACTGGTTGACCTGATTTTAACTATTAAGTCTTTCAAGTCTTTCAGGTACAAAACCAGTTTCACTGCTTTGTGTTTGTACTGGAAGTTGAACTATGtgacttaaaaatgtgttttcggATGTTCTTCACAACCTTCTTTCAGTTGAATTCAGCTTTTTCTAAAACTTCTCCACTTAATTAAAAtatcgtttgtttgttttctaactTGCGTGGCATTAATTTACTTCCATAGAGACGAATAAAAACAGTGCACTGACTGATGAGGACGACCAGCAGCAGGCTCGTGGGGTCCAGCTCGATGTTGGGGTTACTGAAGGTGTCACAGAAGGTGGTGTAGATGATCATGAGGAGGACGGCGCTGCTGATGGCGCCGAACGGAGGCTTTCTCCGCTCCAGATACTCCCTGAGGAAACCTCGACACACCTGCGCGCACGGACGGACACGACAGCTTTCAATGTATTcagacacatttaaacatttcacacacacacacacacacacacacagagtcctaCCTGACCCAGGATCAGAGGCACCACAACCGTCATGAAGAGCTGAGAGAAGATGGAGGTGAAGGGAACGGAGGAGGAAGAGCCaagctggaggaggaagaggaggagaaccAAACACTcatcatat
Encoded proteins:
- the slc10a7 gene encoding sodium/bile acid cotransporter 7 gives rise to the protein MGLLARLRKEWFIIGIVLVILSAKLQPSFGVKGGPLKPEITVAYVAVSLIFFNSGLSLKTEELTSALLHVRLHLFVQSFTLIFFPLAVWLLLKVLALTAIDQWLLRGLQTVGCMPPPVSSAVILTKAVGGNEAAAIFNSAFGSFLGIVVTPVLLLLFLGSSSSVPFTSIFSQLFMTVVVPLILGQVCRGFLREYLERRKPPFGAISSAVLLMIIYTTFCDTFSNPNIELDPTSLLLVVLIIFSIQLSFMLLTFAFSTRSGSGFSPADTVAIVFCSTHKSLTLGIPMLKIVFEGYEHLSLISVPLLIYHPAQILLGSVLVPTIRSWMTSRQKAVKLTALQPI